The nucleotide sequence GCCGCCATCGTCGTCATTTCGTCGTTCCTGCCCTGGACCGTCGAGGACGACCGCACGCTGAGGGGCGTTCAGGTCGGCGACGGTCAGGTGATCGTCCTCACCGCAGTGGTGACGATCGTGATGATCCGGCTTGGTAGCCGTTTGGCGTGGTTTGCCGCCGGATTCTCCGCCGCTGTCCTCTGGCGCCAGTGGTTTGAGGATGACGTAGGCCTCCAGAGCCTCGGCCCGCTGCTTGGCGCGTTGGCGGCCTCTGTGGCCGTCGGCCTTCTGGTCTGGAACCTGCTGGCCGACATCCGGGAGAATGCCCCGTAGATAGGTGGCTTTGTTGGCGTCGGAGGTTCTCATGAGCGACGATGGGCCGATGATGGAGAGCCGGTGACGGGGGAGCGTCGCTGTGAGGTGGCGGTGGTTGGTGCCGGCATGCTGGGTGCATCGGCGGCCAGACACCTAGCCGACGCCGGCTGCGACGTGGTGCTCGTCGGTCAGGCCGAACCGACCGATCGACAGACCCATGGGGGCGTCTTCGGCAGTCACCATGACGTCGCCCGGGTGAGTCGCATTATCGATCCGGATCCGGTCCGGGCGTGGCTGGGCTATCGGTCGGTCAGCCAGTTCACGGAAGTGGCAGCCCGTACCGGCATCGACCCCGTCAACCCTGTGGGCCACCTCTGGGTGGACTCGCCTGCCGGTATCGACCTGCTGGCCGAAGCCGACGTCCGGTATGGGCTGTGTTGCCAACGACGTGGTGCAGCCGAAGCAATTGAGAGCATGGAGTTTCTCTCGCTCCCTGATGAGTGCGAGACCCTGTGGGAGCCACCACCGGCGGGCAGTGTGGACCCCCGGGCCCACGTAGCCTCCGAGACCGCCGCCGCGGTGGCTGCCGGGGCCACCCAAGTGGTCGCCCTTGTTGACTCGGTCCTCGAGGGAGCGGTCGGCCCGGTCTCGGTGTCCACCGACATGGGCGTCATCGCCGCCGACCGCGTGCTGCTGGCTACCGGTGCATTCTCCGGGTACGGCAAGTCCCCAGCGGCCGGCTTGGACCTGGAGTACGCGTTACACACCCAGTTGCTTGTCCACCTGGATGCTGCCGAGGTCGACAGGTTGGCCGGCATGCCCAGCATCATCGGTAAGTTCCCCGACCCAGTCGACGACTTCTACCTGACGCCTCCCGTGCGTGACCATCTTGTCGGACACCCTCCTGGTTCGGAGGACCGTCACATCCTCAAGGTGGGGGTACCAGAGGACGACCATGTGCGGGCTACGGCAGCCGAGTTGGTTGCCTGGTTCCGGACCGACGGTGACCCTGTAGTGGCTTTGAGGCTTGAGCGGATCTTGGGAGGGTTGCTTCCCGGGCTCCGTGACATGGGGCGCAGGACCACGTCGTGCGTCACCACCTACACGCCTAGTGGCTTTCCGTTCATCGATCTGCTGGGCGACCAGGTCAAGGGCCGGACCTACTGCGCAATCGGCGGGAACGGGTTCGCGGCGAAGTGTGCTCCGGCGCTCGGGGAACTGGCGGCAGGGCTGATCCTTGGTCGGGACTGGCCGACCGAAGTCGACCGGGAACTGTTCCGGGTCCGATTCCTGGACTAACTCCGCACGCGTTCCTTATCGGGGTCATAGTGCGGGAAGCGCACCACGGTGGCCGGGAGGCGCTTCTGGTGGCCATCCATCTGCCCCACCTCGACCTCGGTACCAATCTCAGCGTGTTCGACGGCCATCCAGCCGAGAGCGATGTTCTTCCCCAGGATGGGTGAACGGGTTCCGCTGGTGATCGTACCCACCTGCTGGCGGGCGATCATGATCGGGTTACCGGGGCCGGCTGGCTCGTCCCCTGAGAGTTCCAATCCGACCAAGGTGCGCTGGGGGTGTTCCTTGCCGCGAACCAGCGCGTCACGACCGATGAAGTCGTCCTCTTTGGTCTTGATAGGCACGGTAAAGCCGATACCTGCCTCCAGCGGAGTGGTCTGGTCGTTGAACTCGGAGCCAGCAAAGATCAGGCCGGCCTCGATGCGGAGCATGTCGAGTGCCTCGAGGCCCAAGGGTGTGAGGCCCTTTGGGCGGCCGACGGCCCAGATCGCGTCCCACACCTCCGGAGCGTCCGATGGGTGGCAGAACACCTCGAATCCCAACTCACCGGTGTAGCCGGTACGGGAAACCACGATCGGTATGCCGTGTTCGTCGCCGATGCGGGCCACTGAGAGGCGGAACCAGCCCAACTCGTCGATCGAAGCCTGGTCCGGTCGGGTCCAGATCACCTCCGAGAGGATCTCCCGACTGAGCGGCCCCTGGACCTGCACGTTGTGCAACTGGTCGGTGGCGTCACGTACCCAGACGTGGAGGCCCATTTCCTGAGCCTGCTTCCGGAGCCACAGTCCACTGGAGTCACTGCCGCCGATCCACCGGAAGTTGTCCTGGGCGAGGCGGTAGATCGTCCCGTCGTCGATCATTCCTCCGGTGTCGTAGCACATCGCCGTGTAGACGACTTGGCCGACGGCCAGCTTGCGGACGTTGCGGGTCACGCATGTCTGGAGGAGGAGCTCGGCATCGGGGCCTACGACCTCGTACTTGCGCAGCGGCGACAGGTCGATGATCCCCGCCTTCTGGCGGGTGGCCCAGTACTCGTCGAGGGGGCCATGGTTGGTGTAACTGTTGGCCAACCAGTAGCCGGCGTATTCCGTGAAGTTGCGGGTGAGTTCCGAGGTTCGGGCGTGGAATCCCGTCTCCTTGGTCAGTTCGGGGTCGGAATCTGTTGACATGCGGAAGGCCGTGGCTTTCTTGAAGGTGTTGGTCGCCGGGTACACCCGGACGTGGATGTCGGTGGGTTGCCAGCCGTTGGCGGCGTCGATGTCGCATGGGCAGGCCGACGAGACGCAGACCAGGTCGGTCAGCGCCCGCAAGAGTACGTAGTCGCCGGGTCGGGACCACGGTTCCTCAAAGTAGAGCTGGTTCGCGTCGTCCAGGTTGGTGTTGTAGAAGAAGTTGATGGCCTCCCAGCCTCGGCGGGGAGCGATGTCGTAGGGGGCCAGAACCCGGTTGAAGTTTTCACTGCAGTTGACGTGGCCCGGGTAGCCCATGTCCTCGTAGTACTTGGGGTTACAGGCCGTGTTGAAGGTGTCGTGGCGCCCCACCGTGTCGTGGACGACCTCCACCATCGGTTGGAAGTCCAGCGAGTAGTACTTGGCGAACAGGCCGGGCATGGGGTAGCTGGCGCCCATGAGGCTGCGGGTGATAGTGGCGTCCAGCGCGGCTTCCACGCCACCGTCCAGACGGGCGGCGTCGAAGCACTGGAAGTCGGAACACTCCCGGCCCTCGACGTCGATGACCTGGATGAACTCGCCGGCCTTCACCTCGTAGACCCGGGCGGTGGCCGCGTCGATTCGGAGATCCTGATTCTGGTCGGCTAGTGGCGTGGGGAGGACCTCGAGGCCCGGTACCGGGGGGGCGGTGCGGTGAACGAAGGCGATGATGTCGGTGGGCGGGTTCTGCTCGTGGGGGAGCATCTTCCCGCCGGTCACGCCGATGACGCAGACCACGTCGGCCGTGGCGGTCAACCAGGCTTCCAGGCCGGAAGGGGAATCGGGGGCGAACAGTTGAACGGCAGTAGCCGTAGCGAGGTCGATGCCCTTGGCGGCCAGCGCGTCGGCAACCCGCTGGGCGTCATGCTGGTTGGCGGCCAGGATCGCTGTGATGCCCGTTGCCGGGGCACCCGATGCACCATGGGGCAGATCGCCCAGCAAGCCTGGGTCGGAGTTGCCGTCCCGGTCGAACGCGGCCACCTCGACGGGCTGGCAACCCTCGGGATCGATGATCTGCAACCGGTCGCCTGCGCCTAGGAGCACCGCGGTTACCGCGCCGCCGGTAACCCGGTAGCGCTCCACGCCGGGCGCTAGGCCGGCCATCCCCGGCATGAGAAGCCGAGGTCTTTCGGCCATTGTGATCGTCATTTCGTGCTCTCCGTTGTACCTAGGGCGCAGGTTCCGTTGGATCCGATCCCGATCATGACACCGAACAAAGTGTCTGGACGGCGGCTTCCGCCCCACCCCCCGTGAGCGTAGATGTCCTCCACTCACACGAAAGATTTCACTGGCAGGGACTGTAGTTGATTGGTATGGTACGCCGGTCCGGGAAGCGTGACCCCGGGCTCGGGCCCTCTTCCCGAGGGGGTCGACGTTCTAGCGAAACCGTCACTAGCGATGCGCCCTCGGGCGCCAGGGGGAGACCATGACCGACATCCAGGCCTTCATCGAGGCAGAGGGGCGTGCCGAGCAGGTCGCTGAGGTCCAAAAGCGCATCGAGGCAGAGGGCATTCAGTACCTTTACTGCCAGTTCGTGTCCGTGACCGGGCGCATCATGGGCAAGGGCATCCCGGCTAAGCACTTCGGTACCATCGCCAACAAGGGCTTCCAGTTGGTCTACGGGTCCACGGCCAACCTGTTCGTCGACCGTCATGGCCAATACATCGGTTACGGCCCGGAGTCCCGCGAGTTGGTCGGCGTAGCCGAAGTAGACACCTTTATGAAGCTCCCCTGGGACCCCAAGACGGCTCGGGTTTTCTGCACGTTGTTCCGGGGTCGTGAGGAAGAGGTCGACGGTGGGATGTTCCTCACCTCGGACTGTCGCGGCAACCTCCAGCGCATCCACAAGGAGTTCGAGGAGAAGACCGGCCTCCACCTGCGTGCCGGGACCGAGCCCGAGATGATGTGGCTCAAGGCTGATGCCGACGGAAAGCCCACCGTTGAGGGCCTGACCAAGCCGAACTGCTACCACATCGACCAGTTCGCCGAGCTCCAGCCGCTCATCCACAGGGTGGTCGAGTACAGCGAGGCCATGGGCCTCGACATGATCCAGGGTGACCACGAGGACGCTCCGGGCCAGCTCGAACTCAACTTCAACTTCGACAGGGCCGAGCTGACCGCCGACCGGCTCACCACCTACCGCCAAATCTGCAAGCAGGTCGGTAGAGAACTCGGTGCCTTCCCCTGCTTCATGCCCAAGCCCTTCGTGGGCGTGTCGGCCAACGGCTGCCACCACAACATCTCCCTGTGGACCGGCGAGCCCGACGAGGGTGGCGAGAACAAGTTCATGCCCGAGGGTGACGACCCGCAGATCCCCGGAGCGATCGGGATGAAGGCCATTGGCGGGATCATGGAGCACCTCAATGCGCTGACCTGCTTGGGTTCACCAACCGTCAACTCCTATCGACGACTCTGGGATACCGGTTTCTGGGCACCCGTCTTCGCCGACTGGGGCTTCCAGAACCGCACCACCGCGCTGCGCATCAGCGCTCCGGGCCGCTTCGAGTACCGCTCGGTCGACTCGGCGGTCAACCCCTACCTGTCCTTCGCTGCCCTCATCAAGGCCATGGATGACGGGATGGATCGCAACCTGGATCCCGGCCCGCCTGAGGAGCGCAACATCTACGAGGCCATGGAAGAAGGCAAGGAAGTCAAGAAGATCCCGATGAACCTTGGCGAGGCCTTGGATGCTCTGAGGGCCGACGAGGTCGTCAAGAGCGCTCTCCCCGGAGAGATGTTCAAGGTGTTCGAGCACTACAAGCGCGACGAGTGGGAGCGCTTCATGCACACCGTGACTGACTGGGAC is from Acidimicrobiales bacterium and encodes:
- a CDS encoding FAD-binding oxidoreductase, producing MTGERRCEVAVVGAGMLGASAARHLADAGCDVVLVGQAEPTDRQTHGGVFGSHHDVARVSRIIDPDPVRAWLGYRSVSQFTEVAARTGIDPVNPVGHLWVDSPAGIDLLAEADVRYGLCCQRRGAAEAIESMEFLSLPDECETLWEPPPAGSVDPRAHVASETAAAVAAGATQVVALVDSVLEGAVGPVSVSTDMGVIAADRVLLATGAFSGYGKSPAAGLDLEYALHTQLLVHLDAAEVDRLAGMPSIIGKFPDPVDDFYLTPPVRDHLVGHPPGSEDRHILKVGVPEDDHVRATAAELVAWFRTDGDPVVALRLERILGGLLPGLRDMGRRTTSCVTTYTPSGFPFIDLLGDQVKGRTYCAIGGNGFAAKCAPALGELAAGLILGRDWPTEVDRELFRVRFLD
- a CDS encoding DUF1989 domain-containing protein encodes the protein MAGLAPGVERYRVTGGAVTAVLLGAGDRLQIIDPEGCQPVEVAAFDRDGNSDPGLLGDLPHGASGAPATGITAILAANQHDAQRVADALAAKGIDLATATAVQLFAPDSPSGLEAWLTATADVVCVIGVTGGKMLPHEQNPPTDIIAFVHRTAPPVPGLEVLPTPLADQNQDLRIDAATARVYEVKAGEFIQVIDVEGRECSDFQCFDAARLDGGVEAALDATITRSLMGASYPMPGLFAKYYSLDFQPMVEVVHDTVGRHDTFNTACNPKYYEDMGYPGHVNCSENFNRVLAPYDIAPRRGWEAINFFYNTNLDDANQLYFEEPWSRPGDYVLLRALTDLVCVSSACPCDIDAANGWQPTDIHVRVYPATNTFKKATAFRMSTDSDPELTKETGFHARTSELTRNFTEYAGYWLANSYTNHGPLDEYWATRQKAGIIDLSPLRKYEVVGPDAELLLQTCVTRNVRKLAVGQVVYTAMCYDTGGMIDDGTIYRLAQDNFRWIGGSDSSGLWLRKQAQEMGLHVWVRDATDQLHNVQVQGPLSREILSEVIWTRPDQASIDELGWFRLSVARIGDEHGIPIVVSRTGYTGELGFEVFCHPSDAPEVWDAIWAVGRPKGLTPLGLEALDMLRIEAGLIFAGSEFNDQTTPLEAGIGFTVPIKTKEDDFIGRDALVRGKEHPQRTLVGLELSGDEPAGPGNPIMIARQQVGTITSGTRSPILGKNIALGWMAVEHAEIGTEVEVGQMDGHQKRLPATVVRFPHYDPDKERVRS
- a CDS encoding glutamine synthetase family protein, producing MTDIQAFIEAEGRAEQVAEVQKRIEAEGIQYLYCQFVSVTGRIMGKGIPAKHFGTIANKGFQLVYGSTANLFVDRHGQYIGYGPESRELVGVAEVDTFMKLPWDPKTARVFCTLFRGREEEVDGGMFLTSDCRGNLQRIHKEFEEKTGLHLRAGTEPEMMWLKADADGKPTVEGLTKPNCYHIDQFAELQPLIHRVVEYSEAMGLDMIQGDHEDAPGQLELNFNFDRAELTADRLTTYRQICKQVGRELGAFPCFMPKPFVGVSANGCHHNISLWTGEPDEGGENKFMPEGDDPQIPGAIGMKAIGGIMEHLNALTCLGSPTVNSYRRLWDTGFWAPVFADWGFQNRTTALRISAPGRFEYRSVDSAVNPYLSFAALIKAMDDGMDRNLDPGPPEERNIYEAMEEGKEVKKIPMNLGEALDALRADEVVKSALPGEMFKVFEHYKRDEWERFMHTVTDWDVEEYLDILP